The Arabidopsis thaliana chromosome 5, partial sequence genomic interval GAAACATTCCGTCTTCacacaagcttcttcttccagtCTCAACACCAGTTATAGAGCCATGAAATAGACCATCACAAGAGCTTCTTCCACCTTCAAAGCCATTAACAATAGAAGCACCACGTAACATACCATCACAAGACTTTCTCGCACTAACGCTGTAACTTCTTATGAGTTTCTCACTGACATCACCATTGGTTTCTCCTTTAGCCACTCTCCTAAGCTTCAACAAAGACTCAGCAAGAGAACCCTCCATAGTATTTCCTCCAAGTTTCAAACTTTGCTCGGTTTTCATTTCGTTCTTCGCCACATCAGTTTTCCTCTGAATCAATCCCCAAAAGTTCCATCCTTTAGACCAGTTCTTTCCGCTCTTCTTCAACCCAAAACCATCCTGCTTCTTCACCTCACCAGCAGCAACACAACCAACACCTTTAGAACCTAACTCCAAGCTCTCCGGTTTGTAATTCTTAATAGAATACCAATTCGAATCCCTAAGTTCCCTCTCAGTAACAAGCAACTTCGCTCCATGAAACAAACCAACAGTTTCAGGTGATACCTTAGCATTAGAAATAGCTTTCAATTCATCAACTTCAAGCAAACCATGTCTCGATGATCGatcaaagcttcttctccttcgtgAATCCAAGTAGTAATCCCTCGTTTGAGCTGTCCCACCTGGATTgttcttctcatcttcctctaCCTTCTCACCGGTTATCTTCTCCGGCGAGGCTTTAACGTCTTCAGTCACAGAGGACAAAGGTATCAGCTTTGGATATGTCTTTCCAATCAAACATCCATCCCATGAAGCTCTAGGCTCGTCGAAAGAGACTCGACCTGCGTCAAGAGACAACCTAGGATCTACATCACATGAACGACGACCAAGACTGTTCCCGGAATCTGGAATTTTTCGATGATGTTTGAGTGAAAACTTCCTGAGTGTTCTGCTAAAAACCGAATCTTTGCCGTTGTTCTTCAGTTGTTGATTTCTCGATTCCAGATCTATTAACTCCTTCATCGTCTTCTGCTCTCCatcttcgatttcttcttcaacgagCTTCTTAccctcatcatcttcttcttcttcatcctctatCAAATCCGGTACAATGGGGAATCGAATCGAGCTCTTTAGCagctcatcatcatcatcgtcgtcgtGATTAGACCTAACATCACACGATCTGCGTCGTGGCTGGTCCAAAACAGAAGCGGATGCGTCACGAACAGAGTAGGAGCGAACACGGCGGAGCTCAGTGGAAGCTGAGACAGAGGAAGATAGAGCTTCGATGGTAGAGAGACGTTCACGGAGACAGGTGGCACAGAAACCAGTGGTGGGTTTGGAAGAAGGATGACGGTGACAGACGGCGGAGTGACGACGGCGACGACGCTGATGGGTTTGGTGGGTCATAGCTCACAGGGGGTGGTTTGAGTTCAGtgaatggaagaagaagagagtgaagttGAAGAATCTGTCAGTCACATTTTCAGGATctcgagaagaagaagagaaagagagtcaAGAGTGGCGTTGTCAACACTACACTAACCCTTTCCCTTTCCTTAAACCTTTTCTCTcgttttattatttcttcattttaatgcgtattatatttatttctgtACTTTCTTATAGTTAATGAAAAATACAGAAATGAGTTAAtgaaaatagagagaaaataatgttatgttttttgtacaaaatatcaaagaaaaaatggtaTAATTGTGTCACATGAGAGTGGCAGAGAGAATCAAAAGGAAGAAGTGTACAACACATCCCATAATGGGTCTGACCTCTGGTATTTGTAGGACGAACATAAAAGACTCTTAATtagtgaaaatattaaaattaaatggatAGACctaaaagattgaaaatggtgaaaacaCGTGTGCcccatttgttttcttttaccttgGGTGGTAATATTTGGCTGCTTCCGTCATTTCTTTGGATTCCCTTCGAATCGAGAAATAGCTTCAATgtcaacttttatttattcttctttatttggtttggATATATTAGAGTTCTGATTAGTGGAGTGATTTTTACCAAGAGGTTGTTTAGTGCAACAAGATGTAACATTTGAACAACACGCTTTACTTTTTGATGCAACGACATAAACTAGTTTTTGAATTAAGTGGGTTTGTTCAAATGTTACATCATTTGTTACCTGAAGTGTGTTATcattcaaaacaatatttcattgttatcgtgaaaacagagaaaccacTCTTTACAATggttttaatagattttaactATGACATTTACCTAAAATAAAGgagatttattttctctaaacGTTTGTGGACAGCAATGGCTGACGAGTGACATTGAGATTCGGAGTTACGACAAGTTCCCAAAGAGTATGTgttcttttattaaattgaaaagaaaaaaaaaaccatagcAGGTCCCAAAAATACACAGtagtaattgtttttgtctcaATGTGATTGTAccggttttgttttctttctggTAAACAAGATTGGAATTTTCCGACGACTTTGTCCACCACAGACAGAAGCAAAGTTTAGTTTTACAGTGCTCAATCGAAACGTTAAAGAAAGCAACTGCTggcaaataaaaattttaatatggtaaaaagtaattaattattttgggcTCAAGATTGTAATTTGGAGCCCAATAATGTTAGTTGGGCccaaaaggaaacaaataagcCTTTTAGGATTTTGGCCTTTTCTTGTGCAACTGTAATAACGAATTTGCCACTCGGAACTTTGCCGtcgtcatcgtcttcttcgttcATCTTCTACCGGCGcaaagaatacaaattaaatatcgCTGAGAAATGTGTCCGTGAGCCTTGAATTCCATGGGAATTGAGTATTTCAGGTTATTGAAGCTAGCTTCCTTGTCGAAATAAAGGGCATGTTCCAAGTTTTGTATATCGTATACATCCTTTCTGCTCTCTTTATATTGGGAGATCGATGAGATCGACCCTAACCGAGTCGATTTGGTTTGGGTCGATCTCAGATATCTCCCAATACTTTACAACATACATACAACTGGAGAAAGaaatcaactttttgtttgtcataGCAGGTCAGTCTCATTGCTTATGTAGTTTACTTTTCGGTGTCTTACTATTATGCACCGTTTAGATGATTCTGTGGCAAAGTAGTTTGTACAAAAGACTCATCTTTCATCTTAAAACCGTTTAGACGGACCTCATTTTACTTGTTGGTGGAGATCATGCATACAACTTGCAGCTTTAAATACAACCATCACTGTTCCTTGTCAAGAGAAAATCTTGCGTTTGTCTCCTCTTTCTGATTCTCTACTGGATAGAATAAAAGAATCAATTAAACATTTCCTTGTTCATGTATAGAAGGTGCAACCTAAAGGCTTCTTCTACATTAGATCCTCTAGCGCAGAGGTATGGATTCCGCTGCTCATATCACTCCTTGAGTTGTAACTGCTTTCTCGATGAGTATAGGATTTGCAT includes:
- a CDS encoding hypothetical protein (DUF740) (Protein of unknown function (DUF740); FUNCTIONS IN: molecular_function unknown; INVOLVED IN: biological_process unknown; LOCATED IN: chloroplast; EXPRESSED IN: 22 plant structures; EXPRESSED DURING: 13 growth stages; CONTAINS InterPro DOMAIN/s: Protein of unknown function DUF740 (InterPro:IPR008004); BEST Arabidopsis thaliana protein match is: Protein of unknown function (DUF740) (TAIR:AT3G46990.1); Has 1807 Blast hits to 1807 proteins in 277 species: Archae - 0; Bacteria - 0; Metazoa - 736; Fungi - 347; Plants - 385; Viruses - 0; Other Eukaryotes - 339 (source: NCBI BLink).), encoding MTHQTHQRRRRRHSAVCHRHPSSKPTTGFCATCLRERLSTIEALSSSVSASTELRRVRSYSVRDASASVLDQPRRRSCDVRSNHDDDDDDELLKSSIRFPIVPDLIEDEEEEDDEGKKLVEEEIEDGEQKTMKELIDLESRNQQLKNNGKDSVFSRTLRKFSLKHHRKIPDSGNSLGRRSCDVDPRLSLDAGRVSFDEPRASWDGCLIGKTYPKLIPLSSVTEDVKASPEKITGEKVEEDEKNNPGGTAQTRDYYLDSRRRRSFDRSSRHGLLEVDELKAISNAKVSPETVGLFHGAKLLVTERELRDSNWYSIKNYKPESLELGSKGVGCVAAGEVKKQDGFGLKKSGKNWSKGWNFWGLIQRKTDVAKNEMKTEQSLKLGGNTMEGSLAESLLKLRRVAKGETNGDVSEKLIRSYSVSARKSCDGMLRGASIVNGFEGGRSSCDGLFHGSITGVETGRRSLCEDGMFHGVEGKRNHLLQSDDKLGTYSPDNLRNGMVRFYLTPLNSHMTSKSGKSRLMN